In a genomic window of Magnolia sinica isolate HGM2019 chromosome 16, MsV1, whole genome shotgun sequence:
- the LOC131228772 gene encoding serine/threonine-protein phosphatase 7 long form homolog gives MSLLSAMMERWHAETHTFHLPFGEWGITPYDIYMQLDLRYDGGSVPFEDDLPIPFEDDWMSLPGTMSDVSDFSGHWFRLLWLSSNFARHILETEAITIVKACALILYTMGVMIFCHRNELRAVPERELAASLEGFDASAFVDPVRAYSSWCE, from the exons ATGTCCCTCCTGTCAGCTATGATGGAGCGGTGGCACGCTGAGACTCATACCTTTCATCTGCCCTTTGGAGAGTGGGGGATCACCCCATATGATATCTATATGCAGCTGGACCTTAGGTATGATGGGGGATCTGTCCCTTTTGAGGACGACCTCCCGATACCTTTTGAGGATGACTGGATGAGTCTACCGGGGACGATGTCGGATGTTTCGGATTTTTCCGGCCATTGGTTCAGGTTGCTCTGGTTGTCATCGAACTTTGCCCGACATATCCTTGAGACCGAGGCCATAACCATCGTGAAGGCCTGCGCCCTGATACTGTACACTATGGGGGTGATGATCTTCTGTCACAGGAATGAGCTG AGAGCGGTGCCTGAGCGAGAGCTGGCTGCTTCTTTGGAGGGCTTTGATGCTAGTGCCTTCGTCGACCCAGTGAGGGCGTACAGCTCTTGGTGCGAATAG
- the LOC131228774 gene encoding uncharacterized protein LOC131228774, whose protein sequence is MLEVPKGVAEWELTVELQEEPTFCLQINEAETSSNDQAWYTDIKEYLEHQKPSDNGTLFVNKRMGGFLDKFKIQRHRSSPYRPQMNGEVEAANKTIVRILEKMVKTL, encoded by the exons ATGCTAGAGGTCCCAAAAGGAGTTGCTGAATGGGAGCTCACTGTCGAGCTCCAAGAGGAACCCACGTTCTGCCTGCAGATAAACGAAGCTGAAACCTCCTCGAATGATCAGGCATGGTACACAGACATCAAGGAATATCTCGAGCATCAGAA GCCATCAGACAACGGAACTCtgttcgtcaataaaaggatgggcggctTCCTCgacaaattcaagattcaacgGCATCGATCAAGTCCTTACCGTCCTCAGATGAATGGTGAGGTTGAAGCTGCAAATAAGACTATCGTCCGCATACTGGAGAAAATGGTCAAGACATTGTGA